ACCCCGAATCCATCCGATAATAACGAATTAAATTATTCTTACCCTTATGGCGGAACAACCTACGCATGTTACCGACCCGTTTATCCTACCGATGCTATGTGGGGTGATTCTTATGATGCTTTCGATCAGACCTACAATAACGTATTTTCTCCAGTAAGTAATCCACGGTCAATAAATAATGCGGGAGTTAATTTTACAATTGAAACGACTGGTTCAAATAGTATAGCCGTTTATTTTACTAATCCCTATGCAGGTTCTCCCTCCAAGCCGCAAAATTTCCATCGTATTTCTTTGGTGGATAATCATCCTACACTCCAATGGGATTTAAATAGTGAACCCGATATCGCTTCATATAAAATTTACAGGAGTTATGATAATTCTCCTTTTTATATTGCGGGTGCTGTTTCCCACCCATCAAATACTTTTGTCGATGTTAACGTTGATTATACAAAGCCAATCTGGGATAAACCGGTTAAATATTACGTTGCTGCTGTAGATAATACAAATAAATATTCTGTACCAAGTGATCAGGTTGAAACGATCGGCATAATGAATCCTCTTCCTAAGATTAATACTGATGATTTAACTAATACTAAAGCAGTTGATAATTTTGAATTGCTTAGTAATTATCCAAATCCTTTTAATCCTTCGACTAGAATAACTTATTCTTTACCTGAGGCAAGTTTTGTAACATTGAAAGTATATGACATACTTGGAAGAGAAATAGTAACCCTTGTTAATGAAACAAAACCATCAGGCAAATATGCAGTTGAATTTGATGCATCTAAATTACCAAGTGGTACTTATATCTACCAATTGACTGCTGGAAATAATCAAACAATTAAAAAAATGTTATTGCTCAAATAAGTATCATTTTTGTGAAGGCA
This sequence is a window from Rosettibacter firmus. Protein-coding genes within it:
- a CDS encoding T9SS type A sorting domain-containing protein, translating into MWGDSYDAFDQTYNNVFSPVSNPRSINNAGVNFTIETTGSNSIAVYFTNPYAGSPSKPQNFHRISLVDNHPTLQWDLNSEPDIASYKIYRSYDNSPFYIAGAVSHPSNTFVDVNVDYTKPIWDKPVKYYVAAVDNTNKYSVPSDQVETIGIMNPLPKINTDDLTNTKAVDNFELLSNYPNPFNPSTRITYSLPEASFVTLKVYDILGREIVTLVNETKPSGKYAVEFDASKLPSGTYIYQLTAGNNQTIKKMLLLK